From Marmota flaviventris isolate mMarFla1 chromosome X, mMarFla1.hap1, whole genome shotgun sequence, the proteins below share one genomic window:
- the LOC114091306 gene encoding LOW QUALITY PROTEIN: nuclear RNA export factor 2-like (The sequence of the model RefSeq protein was modified relative to this genomic sequence to represent the inferred CDS: inserted 1 base in 1 codon): MTKLQGRWTCPPPPAVASPGSPGRPRRVSRTQTATRHREQEPTRLCLRVRSAFGLAAVASCSPGGGVGKGGRRHCLESPCCAMTSSHTRQPPCRFTHPPVTKISENSDDNSAVQVKKKGGKISQGNLGRKNLHYEHTGYELLPSKLQEGDRNVAIRYVHKDPQXRHTQTTHRNKKREKWHNEEQIHITVWKDTKPEEREIGEDTQGEAMGNWFKVTIPYGRKYDKAWLMNTVQSHCTVPFTPVDFHYIRNQARFFVQDVKTASALKDISYKICDEENQKISVFVNTSAIPYSMQNKFTPEQMEQLKLTMSKRYDASQQVLNLQKLRFESDLVGHDIDMILNRRNCMFATLQIIESNFPELLSLNLQNNKLYQLDGLSDIIEKAPKVKILNLSKNELRTTKELDKLKGLKLEELWLEGNPLCSTFPDQSAYVRRQRLDLHPVGPSPAAEGKSQGCVHAFTRTFIAIPTNNSSICIMNDELIVRNASPDEIQSSFSIPMLALFSTSMPTLSQEQQEMVKVFSTQSGMKLEWSQKCLEDNEWNYTRAGQVFIMLQTEGKIPEEAFKQLP, translated from the exons ATGACCAAACTTCAGGGGCGCTGGACGTGTCCTCCGCCGCCAGCTGTAGCGTCCCCAGGCAGCCCCGGACGACCCCGgagagtgtcccggactcaaactgccacccgacacagggagcaagagcctacaagactgtgcctccgggtcaggtctgCATTTGGGCTTGCAGCAGTGGCGTCCTGCTCCccaggtgggggggtggggaagggtgGCCGCCGCCACTGCTTGGAAAGTCCCTGCTGCGCTATGACCAGCtcgcacactcggcagccgccatGTCGCTTCACGCATcctccagtaacgaaaa TTTCAGAAAACAGTGATGATAACAGTGCtgttcaagtaaaaaagaaaggtGGAAAAATTTCCCAGGGTAATCTTGGCAGGAAGAATCTTCATTATGAGCATACTGGTTATGAACTGCTTCCTTCGAAACTCCAGGAGGGAGATCGAAATGTGGCAATAAGGTATGTCCACAAAGACCCAC TAAGACA CACTCAAACCACCCACCGcaataagaagagagagaaatggcaTAATGAAGAGCAAATCCATATTACTGTGTGGAAAGATACAAAACctgaagagagagaaataggagaGGACACACAAGGAGAAGCAATGGGCAACTGGTTCAAGGTTACG ATTCCATATGGGAGAAAGTATGACAAGGCATGGCTAATGAATACAGTCCAGAGCCATTGCACTGTCCCCTTCACCCCGGTCGAT TTCCACTACATCAGAAATCAGGCCCGGTTCTTTGTACAGGATGTTAAAACTGCTTCTGCATTAAAGGATATCAGCTACAAGATTTGTGATGAGGAGAACCAAAAG ATATCTGTCTTTGTCAATACTTCTGCTATACCCTACTCTATGCAGAATAAGTTCACGCCAGAACAAATGGAGCAGCTAAAG CTGACTATGAGCAAACGATATGATGCCTCCCAGCAAGTTCTCAACCTCCAAAAGCTCCGTTTTGAATCAG ACTTGGTGGGCCATGACATTGACATGATCCTGAATCGAAGAAACTGCATGTTTGCCACCTTGCAGATCATTGAAAGTAATTTCCCTGAG ctgttgtccttgaacttgcaaaacAACAAACTGTACCAGCTGGATGGCCTGTCTGACATTATAGAGAAGGCTCCCAAAGTCAAGATACTAAACCTTTCCAAAAATGAG CTGAGGACCACCAAGGAGTTGGACAAGCTGAAAGGGCTGAAGCTGGAAGAGCTGTGGCTAGAAGGGAACCCCTTGTGCAGTACTTTCCCAGACCAGTCTGCCTATGTAAG GAGACAAAGACTGGACCTGCATCCTGTGGGCCCGAGCCCAGCAG CAGAAGGAAAGTCTCAAGGATGTGTTCATGCCTTCACCCGGACCTTCATTGCTATCCCTACCAACAATTCCAG TATATGCATCATGAATGATGAGTTGATTGTGAGGAATGCCAGCCCTGATGAGATCCAGAGCTCTTTCTCCATCCCAATGCTTGCACTGTTTTCCACCTCCATGCCTACCctctcccaggagcagcaggaaaTGGTGAAGGTTTTCTCTACACAGTCTGGGATGAAACTTGAATGGTCTCAAAA GTGCCTTGAAGACAACGAGTGGAACTACACCAGAGCTGGTCAGGTCTTCATTATGCTTCAG ACTGAGGGCAAGATCCCAGAAGAGGCCTTCAAACAGTTACCCTGA